A single region of the Pseudomonas sp. GGS8 genome encodes:
- a CDS encoding polysaccharide biosynthesis tyrosine autokinase, producing MQQQAPVVNVRDDNNDEIDLLGLFGTLIDHKWLIAAITGVFMVAGAAYAVLATPVFQANALLQVEAKKNDLLGFSDIGSMLGKESPSATEIELIQSRSVIGKTVDNLKLDIVIQPKYFPVVGEFLARRFQNSNPGQIADTLLGLNSFAWGGESLKIFKLDLPDSQLGKKLTLTAGENGHFTLVDEDDNLLAASRAGELFEKNGVTFQIEELHANPGTRFRIIRNSRLTSILDYQEALDVVERGKESGMIGLALESTDPDQAIKILNEIAAIYVRQNVERTSAEAAQSLAFLKEQLPEVKKDLEKAGNALNEYQTRSKSVDITLETKAILDQIVGLDTNISELKLQQAEMDRKFTRQHPAYRALLTQIGELSSKQKSLASKVESLPSTQQELLSLTRDVEVGTAIYTQLLNKSQELDVMRAGTVGNVRLIDTADVNFLKPVKPKKILIVLIATILGGFLAVALVLVRKALNRGLESPEAIEQLGLPVYASIPYSILQKAEEDKVSRGRGRSGGSSLLAVSHPTDLAIEALRSLRTSLHFAMHEADNNRLMISGPSPQVGKTFVSVNLAAVIAQTGLRVLLIDVDMRKGYLHKVLGVSSDNGLSDILARRCDVATAIHKTPIDNFDFVSRGQIPPNPSELLMHANFSALLEQVSELYDLVILDTPPLLAVTDAAIVGRLSGTNLIVTRYGLNPAKEIELTVRRFTQNGVAIKGAIFNGVEKKASNKYGYSDYGYYHYAYASDKN from the coding sequence ATGCAGCAGCAAGCACCGGTAGTCAACGTGCGGGACGACAACAATGACGAGATTGATCTTCTCGGCCTGTTTGGAACACTCATCGACCATAAATGGCTGATTGCCGCGATTACTGGCGTCTTCATGGTGGCTGGGGCCGCATATGCGGTGCTGGCGACGCCGGTATTCCAGGCGAATGCGCTGTTGCAGGTCGAAGCGAAAAAGAACGATTTGCTGGGTTTCTCGGATATCGGCAGCATGCTGGGTAAGGAGTCTCCTTCAGCCACCGAAATCGAGTTGATCCAATCCCGCTCCGTGATTGGTAAAACTGTCGATAACTTGAAACTTGATATTGTCATACAACCGAAGTATTTCCCGGTTGTTGGTGAGTTCCTGGCGCGTCGATTCCAGAATAGTAATCCCGGTCAAATAGCCGACACCTTGTTGGGATTGAACAGTTTCGCCTGGGGAGGGGAGTCGCTGAAGATATTCAAACTGGATCTCCCTGACTCGCAACTGGGCAAGAAATTGACCCTGACCGCGGGTGAAAATGGTCATTTCACGTTGGTGGATGAAGATGACAACCTATTGGCGGCCAGCCGGGCCGGAGAGCTTTTCGAGAAAAATGGCGTTACGTTTCAGATAGAGGAACTGCACGCTAATCCTGGAACCCGCTTCCGCATTATCCGTAACTCCCGCCTGACCAGTATCCTCGACTATCAAGAGGCCCTGGATGTAGTCGAGCGCGGAAAAGAGTCGGGCATGATCGGTCTGGCACTGGAAAGCACCGATCCGGACCAGGCAATTAAAATACTCAATGAAATCGCCGCTATCTATGTTCGGCAAAACGTAGAACGCACTTCAGCAGAGGCTGCGCAGAGCCTGGCGTTTCTAAAAGAGCAACTTCCTGAGGTCAAGAAGGACCTGGAAAAAGCCGGAAATGCGTTGAATGAGTACCAGACGCGCAGCAAGTCCGTGGACATCACGCTCGAAACCAAAGCCATTCTCGATCAGATAGTCGGGCTCGACACCAATATTTCCGAATTGAAGTTGCAGCAAGCCGAGATGGACCGCAAGTTCACCCGCCAACATCCCGCCTATCGCGCATTGCTGACCCAGATCGGTGAGTTGAGCAGCAAGCAGAAAAGTTTGGCATCCAAAGTCGAGAGCCTTCCCTCTACCCAGCAAGAACTGCTGAGCCTTACCCGGGATGTAGAGGTCGGCACGGCCATTTACACCCAGCTGCTGAATAAGTCTCAGGAACTGGATGTGATGCGCGCGGGCACCGTCGGTAACGTACGCTTGATCGACACCGCGGACGTCAATTTCCTCAAACCGGTCAAGCCGAAAAAAATCCTGATTGTATTGATTGCCACGATTCTTGGCGGCTTCCTGGCAGTGGCCCTGGTGCTGGTACGCAAGGCGCTGAACCGCGGGCTGGAAAGCCCGGAAGCCATCGAGCAACTTGGGTTGCCGGTCTACGCATCGATTCCCTACAGCATTTTGCAGAAAGCCGAAGAAGATAAAGTCTCCCGCGGACGAGGACGTTCCGGTGGTTCTTCATTGCTGGCCGTCAGTCATCCCACCGATCTGGCCATTGAAGCATTGCGCAGTTTGCGTACCAGTCTGCACTTCGCCATGCATGAGGCCGACAACAACCGCCTGATGATTTCCGGGCCTAGCCCTCAGGTGGGTAAAACGTTTGTCTCGGTCAACCTCGCGGCGGTGATAGCACAAACCGGGCTGCGGGTATTGTTGATCGATGTCGACATGCGCAAAGGCTATTTGCACAAAGTGTTAGGTGTTTCCTCAGACAATGGGCTCTCCGATATCCTGGCCCGGCGCTGTGATGTGGCCACCGCCATCCACAAGACCCCAATCGATAATTTTGATTTTGTCAGTCGAGGCCAGATTCCGCCCAATCCTTCCGAGTTACTGATGCACGCCAATTTCAGCGCGCTATTGGAGCAGGTGAGCGAACTTTATGATCTGGTGATTCTCGATACGCCGCCACTACTGGCGGTGACAGATGCGGCGATCGTCGGGCGCCTGTCCGGGACCAATCTGATCGTGACGCGCTATGGCCTGAACCCGGCGAAGGAAATCGAGTTGACCGTCCGCCGGTTCACCCAGAACGGCGTTGCCATTAAAGGCGCGATCTTTAACGGCGTGGAGAAAAAGGCCTCCAATAAATATGGCTACAGTGATTATGGTTATTACCACTATGCCTACGCCTCTGACAAAAACTGA
- a CDS encoding low molecular weight protein-tyrosine-phosphatase — translation MLKRVLIVCVGNICRSPTAEHLLRGALVHSNIQVSSAGLAALTGKPIEATAHAVLKEHGHLPHEHQAVQLTSQAVSEADLVLVMERRHVRGVLDIAPEARGKVLLLGKWQDDREISDPYRQGKPAFVHAYALIEEAVHAWAQRLAR, via the coding sequence TTGCTTAAAAGGGTTTTGATTGTCTGCGTCGGCAATATTTGCCGCAGTCCCACCGCGGAGCATTTGCTGCGCGGGGCACTCGTCCATTCCAATATTCAGGTCAGCTCGGCTGGCCTGGCTGCCTTGACAGGCAAACCCATCGAGGCGACGGCACACGCTGTACTCAAGGAACATGGTCATCTGCCGCATGAGCACCAGGCCGTTCAACTTACCTCTCAAGCCGTCAGCGAGGCGGACTTGGTTCTGGTGATGGAGCGGCGGCATGTCCGCGGGGTGCTCGACATTGCCCCTGAAGCGCGAGGCAAGGTGCTGCTGCTGGGTAAATGGCAGGACGATCGCGAAATCAGCGACCCCTACCGTCAAGGCAAACCTGCTTTTGTGCACGCTTATGCGTTGATCGAAGAAGCCGTACACGCATGGGCACAGCGTCTCGCACGCTGA
- the galU gene encoding UTP--glucose-1-phosphate uridylyltransferase GalU yields the protein MIRKCLFPAAGYGTRFLPATKAMPKEMLPIVSKPLIQYAVEEARDAGLQHMAIVTGRGKRALEDHFDTSYELEHQIRGTDKEKFLHGTRELIDTCSFSYTRQVEMKGLGHAILSGRSLIGDEPFAVVLADDLCLNLEGDGVLAQMLKLYEQFRCSIVAIQEVPREQTQKYGVIAGELIREGIYRVNSMVEKPRPEDAPSNLAIIGRYILTPDIFDLIADTEPGKGGEIQITDALMKQAQNGCVLAYQFKGRRFDCGGAEGYIEATNFCFEHLHQNAL from the coding sequence ATGATTCGTAAATGCCTGTTCCCCGCCGCCGGTTATGGGACCCGCTTTTTACCCGCCACCAAGGCCATGCCGAAGGAGATGCTGCCGATCGTCAGTAAGCCGCTGATCCAGTACGCCGTCGAGGAAGCGCGTGACGCCGGCCTGCAACACATGGCCATCGTCACCGGCCGCGGCAAGCGTGCGCTGGAGGATCATTTCGATACCAGCTACGAGCTGGAGCACCAGATTCGTGGCACCGATAAGGAAAAGTTCCTGCATGGCACTCGCGAACTGATCGACACCTGCAGCTTTTCCTACACCCGTCAGGTAGAGATGAAAGGCCTGGGGCACGCCATTCTCAGCGGCCGCTCGTTGATCGGTGATGAGCCATTCGCCGTGGTGCTGGCCGACGACCTGTGCCTGAACCTGGAGGGCGATGGAGTCCTGGCGCAAATGCTCAAGCTTTATGAGCAGTTCCGCTGTTCGATCGTGGCGATCCAGGAAGTGCCCCGCGAGCAGACTCAGAAGTACGGCGTGATTGCCGGCGAGTTGATTCGCGAGGGGATTTACCGCGTCAACAGCATGGTCGAAAAACCCCGTCCGGAAGACGCCCCGTCCAACCTGGCGATCATCGGTCGGTACATTCTGACTCCCGACATCTTCGACCTGATCGCTGACACCGAACCGGGTAAGGGCGGTGAAATCCAGATCACCGATGCGCTGATGAAGCAGGCCCAGAACGGCTGCGTACTGGCTTACCAGTTCAAGGGTCGACGCTTCGATTGCGGCGGTGCCGAAGGTTACATCGAAGCCACCAACTTCTGCTTCGAGCATCTGCATCAAAACGCCCTGTGA
- a CDS encoding phosphomannomutase, whose product MNTLSGFKADDSRHPYSADLKHNLAYRIVRAYASELIFPRVRKPPVLLVERIGAFPSSGEIRRQVEDGPALLASIKQRYAGDTLDLNESDGLNLVFADWRFSLRLSGKGCVACLIVESRGDSSLLQRKTAELLEQIDAGRAFE is encoded by the coding sequence ATGAATACGTTGAGCGGTTTCAAGGCAGATGACAGTCGCCACCCGTATAGCGCTGACCTTAAGCACAACCTCGCGTACCGCATCGTGCGCGCCTATGCGTCGGAACTGATTTTCCCCCGTGTGCGAAAACCACCGGTACTGCTGGTGGAACGCATCGGCGCGTTTCCCTCCTCCGGGGAGATCCGCCGCCAAGTCGAGGATGGCCCGGCGCTGCTGGCGAGCATCAAGCAGCGTTACGCCGGCGATACCCTCGACCTCAACGAGAGCGACGGGCTGAACCTGGTCTTTGCCGACTGGCGCTTCAGCTTGCGCCTCTCGGGCAAGGGTTGTGTTGCTTGCCTGATCGTGGAAAGTCGCGGCGACAGTTCGCTCCTGCAGCGCAAAACCGCCGAACTGTTGGAGCAGATCGATGCAGGGAGGGCATTTGAATGA
- the rfaH gene encoding transcription/translation regulatory transformer protein RfaH, with translation MNAIAEHPTKAWYLVQCKPKQDERAEEHLQRQGYACFRKTYRRERMLRGQRRVISESLFPGYLFIQLSHQDSWGPLRSTRGVSRVVGFGGQPLPIRDTLIDELQERDSQAIVTTLLKHGDAVRITEGPLCDLEAVFLAMDGEERVLLMMNLLQREQQISLPLARVNKL, from the coding sequence ATGAACGCGATTGCAGAACACCCCACCAAAGCCTGGTACCTGGTCCAGTGCAAGCCCAAACAAGATGAGCGCGCCGAAGAACATTTGCAGCGCCAGGGCTATGCCTGCTTTCGCAAGACCTATAGACGCGAACGCATGTTGCGCGGGCAACGTCGAGTGATCAGCGAGTCGCTGTTTCCAGGTTACCTGTTCATTCAACTGAGCCATCAAGACAGTTGGGGTCCACTGCGCTCGACTCGCGGCGTTTCGCGGGTCGTCGGGTTCGGCGGTCAGCCATTGCCGATCCGCGATACGCTGATCGACGAACTCCAGGAACGGGACAGCCAGGCGATCGTGACCACGTTGTTGAAACACGGAGATGCTGTGCGCATCACTGAAGGCCCGCTCTGCGATCTCGAAGCGGTGTTCCTGGCCATGGACGGCGAGGAACGGGTGCTGCTGATGATGAATCTCCTGCAGCGTGAACAGCAAATCAGCCTGCCACTGGCGCGGGTCAACAAGCTTTAG
- a CDS encoding undecaprenyl-diphosphate phosphatase — MDFWTTTQVSILGLIEGLTEFLPISSTGHQIIAADLLDFGGERAMAFNIIIQLGAILAVVWEFRRKILDITTGLPTQRNAQRFTLNLLIGFLPAVVLGVMFADKIHEYLFNPITVAVALVIGGIIMLWAEQREHVVVIDHVDEMRWTDALKVGCAQCLAMIPGTSRSGSTIIGGLLFGLSRKTATEFSFFLAMPTMVGAAVYSGYKYRDLFQATDLPVFALGFVAAFVFAMVAVRGLLKFIANHSYAVFAWYRIAFGLLILATWFLGWVDWNHLSEGA, encoded by the coding sequence ATGGATTTCTGGACCACCACGCAAGTATCGATTCTAGGGCTGATTGAAGGACTCACAGAGTTTTTGCCGATCTCCAGTACGGGCCACCAGATTATTGCTGCGGACTTGCTCGACTTTGGCGGTGAGCGAGCCATGGCGTTCAATATCATTATTCAGTTGGGCGCTATTCTGGCGGTCGTCTGGGAGTTCCGTCGCAAAATTCTGGACATCACCACGGGTTTGCCGACCCAGCGAAATGCGCAACGTTTTACGCTGAATTTGTTGATCGGTTTCTTGCCGGCGGTTGTTCTGGGTGTGATGTTCGCCGACAAAATCCATGAGTATCTGTTTAACCCGATCACCGTGGCCGTGGCGCTGGTAATCGGTGGGATCATCATGTTGTGGGCCGAACAACGCGAGCATGTGGTGGTGATCGATCACGTTGACGAGATGCGTTGGACCGATGCCTTGAAAGTCGGTTGCGCACAATGCCTGGCGATGATCCCCGGCACTTCGCGCTCGGGGTCGACGATTATCGGCGGGTTGCTGTTTGGCCTGTCACGCAAGACGGCCACCGAATTTTCGTTCTTCCTGGCGATGCCGACCATGGTGGGTGCCGCGGTGTACTCGGGCTATAAATATCGCGACCTGTTCCAGGCTACAGACTTGCCAGTGTTTGCATTGGGATTTGTCGCCGCGTTTGTCTTTGCGATGGTTGCCGTGCGCGGGTTGCTCAAGTTCATCGCCAACCATAGTTATGCGGTGTTTGCCTGGTACCGGATCGCCTTCGGTTTGCTGATTCTGGCGACCTGGTTTTTGGGTTGGGTTGACTGGAATCACCTCTCGGAAGGGGCGTAG
- a CDS encoding serine protease, whose protein sequence is MVKPDLSGPANDSYFSVFSGFPLPYLYTASAVQWNEDYAVTTRHTPLISNVKYSCSTGCDLVFIKHKANGHYPSWRAPRVGEHITAVGTSPYMTTVSGQGKVYPTPFINSDEGSGERYAIHDAPMIKGMSGGPVIANDGSIVGINVGFFSTTLHDVSFHPGVKGAERISIFIPYSIIQREWRLMQAQLDDPHGAKYAQK, encoded by the coding sequence ATGGTAAAACCCGACTTGTCGGGACCTGCCAATGATTCATATTTTTCCGTCTTCTCAGGCTTTCCCTTGCCCTATCTGTACACGGCCTCGGCTGTGCAATGGAACGAGGACTACGCCGTCACCACCCGCCACACGCCACTCATATCCAACGTGAAATACAGCTGCAGCACCGGTTGCGACCTGGTCTTCATCAAGCACAAGGCCAACGGTCACTATCCGTCATGGCGCGCGCCTCGCGTGGGTGAGCACATCACTGCCGTGGGCACGAGCCCGTATATGACGACTGTCAGCGGGCAAGGCAAGGTCTATCCGACGCCCTTCATCAACAGTGATGAAGGCAGCGGCGAGCGCTATGCCATCCATGATGCCCCGATGATCAAGGGGATGTCAGGTGGCCCCGTCATCGCCAATGACGGCAGTATTGTCGGTATCAATGTCGGTTTTTTCTCCACCACACTTCACGATGTAAGTTTTCATCCTGGGGTAAAGGGCGCTGAGCGGATCAGTATCTTTATTCCTTACTCGATCATTCAGCGTGAGTGGCGGTTGATGCAGGCGCAGTTAGATGATCCGCACGGCGCGAAATATGCGCAGAAGTAG
- the arsJ gene encoding organoarsenical effux MFS transporter ArsJ, with translation MKALSALAPSVRQYLLVTGNYWAFTLTDGALRMLVVLHFHALGYSPLQIAALFLFYELFGVITNLVGGYLGARLGLNRTMNIGLGMQVVALLMLTVPVAWLTIPWVMGAQALSGIAKDLNKMSAKSSIKLLVPDGQQGKLYQWIAVLTGSKNALKGVGFFLGGALLALIGFKGALLAMAGVLALIWLSSLVLLKKDLGKAKAKPRFRDILSKSRAINILSAARMFLFGARDVWFVVALPVYLSSVFGWDFWEVGGFLAAWVMGYGIVQSFAPRITGKQRGHVPDGRAAFLWAFALAGLPAAIALGLNTGLSQQWVLLGGLMVFGALFAVNSSLHSYLIVSYAKEDGVSLDVGFYYMSNAMGRLIGTVLSGWVYQAFGLGACLWISSAFVIFAALISVRLPRHSKVP, from the coding sequence ATGAAAGCCTTGTCAGCCCTCGCACCGTCAGTGCGGCAATACCTGCTTGTGACCGGCAATTACTGGGCTTTTACCCTCACCGACGGTGCCTTGCGCATGTTGGTGGTGCTGCACTTTCATGCGTTGGGCTACAGCCCGCTGCAAATCGCGGCGTTGTTTCTGTTCTATGAACTCTTTGGCGTGATCACCAACCTGGTGGGCGGTTATCTTGGCGCGCGACTGGGTTTGAACCGGACCATGAACATTGGACTGGGAATGCAGGTTGTGGCGTTGTTGATGTTGACGGTGCCGGTGGCCTGGCTGACGATTCCTTGGGTGATGGGGGCCCAGGCGCTGTCGGGGATCGCCAAAGACCTGAACAAGATGAGCGCCAAAAGCTCGATCAAGCTGCTGGTGCCCGACGGGCAACAAGGCAAGCTTTATCAATGGATAGCCGTCCTCACCGGCTCGAAGAATGCCCTCAAGGGGGTCGGTTTCTTTCTCGGCGGGGCATTGCTCGCCCTGATCGGCTTCAAAGGGGCGTTGCTGGCCATGGCAGGTGTTCTGGCGCTGATCTGGCTCAGCAGCCTGGTCCTGTTGAAAAAGGACCTGGGCAAGGCGAAAGCCAAGCCCAGATTTCGCGACATCCTGTCCAAGAGCCGGGCCATCAATATTCTGTCAGCGGCGCGGATGTTTCTGTTCGGTGCTCGCGATGTCTGGTTTGTCGTGGCTTTGCCGGTGTACTTGAGCAGCGTGTTTGGCTGGGACTTCTGGGAGGTCGGTGGATTCCTGGCGGCCTGGGTGATGGGTTATGGCATCGTGCAATCGTTCGCGCCACGGATCACCGGCAAGCAACGAGGACATGTTCCTGATGGCCGCGCGGCGTTTCTTTGGGCGTTTGCTTTGGCAGGCCTGCCGGCGGCAATCGCTCTGGGTTTGAACACCGGGTTGTCGCAACAGTGGGTGCTGTTGGGCGGACTGATGGTCTTTGGTGCGTTGTTCGCGGTGAACTCCTCGCTGCACAGCTACCTGATCGTGTCTTACGCCAAGGAAGACGGCGTGTCGCTGGACGTGGGCTTCTACTATATGTCCAACGCCATGGGGCGGCTGATCGGTACCGTGCTCTCTGGCTGGGTTTATCAGGCCTTCGGGCTTGGAGCATGTTTATGGATATCCAGCGCATTTGTTATTTTCGCAGCACTGATTTCGGTTAGGTTGCCGAGGCATTCCAAAGTGCCCTAA
- a CDS encoding ArsJ-associated glyceraldehyde-3-phosphate dehydrogenase — MTIKVGINGFGRIGRLAMRAAWRWPEFEFVQINDPAGDAATHAHLLNFDSVHGRWHDQADAEGNCIVIDGKRIKVTANKAIAETDWSGCDLVIEASGKMKTVAVLQAYLDQGVKRVVVSAPVKEEGALNIVMGVNHQLFNPAEHRIVTAASCTTNCLAPVVKVIHEALGIRHGSITTIHDLTNTQSILDQPHKDLRRARASGMSLIPTSTGSATAIAEIFPELRGRLNGHAVRVPLANASLTDCVFEVERVTTVEEVNRFLKDASENELKDILGFEERPLVSIDYRTDPRSSIIDALSTLVINGTQVKIYAWYDNEWAYANRTVELARMVGLAV, encoded by the coding sequence ATGACTATCAAAGTGGGCATCAATGGTTTTGGTCGCATCGGTCGTCTCGCCATGCGCGCCGCCTGGCGCTGGCCAGAGTTTGAATTCGTGCAGATCAACGACCCGGCAGGCGACGCGGCGACGCATGCGCATTTGCTGAACTTCGATTCGGTGCATGGCCGCTGGCATGATCAGGCGGATGCCGAGGGTAACTGCATTGTCATCGACGGCAAACGCATCAAGGTCACCGCCAACAAGGCGATTGCCGAAACCGATTGGTCGGGCTGCGACCTGGTGATTGAAGCCAGCGGCAAGATGAAAACCGTCGCGGTGCTTCAGGCGTACCTCGACCAGGGCGTCAAGCGCGTGGTGGTCAGCGCTCCGGTGAAAGAGGAGGGCGCGCTGAACATCGTCATGGGCGTTAACCATCAGCTGTTCAACCCGGCTGAACATCGCATCGTTACCGCTGCATCGTGCACCACCAATTGCCTCGCGCCAGTGGTCAAGGTGATCCATGAAGCGCTAGGCATTCGCCACGGCTCGATCACCACCATTCACGACCTGACCAACACCCAAAGCATTCTCGACCAACCCCACAAGGATCTGCGCCGTGCGCGGGCTTCGGGCATGAGCCTGATCCCGACCAGCACCGGTTCGGCCACCGCCATCGCGGAAATTTTCCCGGAGCTGCGCGGGCGTCTGAATGGCCACGCGGTGCGTGTACCGTTGGCCAATGCTTCGCTGACCGATTGTGTGTTCGAGGTCGAGCGCGTCACCACGGTCGAAGAAGTGAATCGGTTTCTCAAGGACGCGTCCGAGAACGAACTCAAAGACATCCTCGGTTTCGAGGAGCGTCCGCTGGTGTCCATCGACTACCGCACCGACCCGCGCTCATCGATCATCGATGCGCTGTCGACCCTGGTCATCAACGGCACCCAGGTCAAAATCTATGCCTGGTACGACAACGAATGGGCTTACGCGAACCGCACCGTTGAATTGGCCAGGATGGTCGGTCTGGCCGTTTAA
- a CDS encoding metalloregulator ArsR/SmtB family transcription factor, with the protein MSDSLTPTAVFKCLADDNRVRMMLLIAREGELCVCELTCALNESQPKISRHLAQLRTCGLLADRRQGQWVYYRLHPTLPDWVNQMLIVALQANAHWLSPDAKRLEQMGDRPERAAACCPA; encoded by the coding sequence ATGTCTGACTCTCTGACGCCGACCGCCGTTTTCAAATGCCTGGCTGACGACAACCGCGTCCGCATGATGCTGCTCATCGCCCGTGAGGGAGAGTTGTGTGTCTGCGAGCTGACCTGCGCGTTGAACGAGAGCCAGCCCAAAATCTCCAGGCACCTGGCGCAGTTGCGCACCTGCGGATTGCTGGCGGACCGTCGGCAAGGCCAATGGGTTTACTACCGACTGCACCCGACGCTTCCTGACTGGGTCAATCAGATGCTGATCGTGGCGCTTCAAGCCAACGCGCACTGGTTGAGCCCCGATGCCAAACGCCTTGAACAAATGGGCGACCGTCCTGAACGGGCAGCCGCCTGCTGTCCGGCTTGA
- a CDS encoding GntR family transcriptional regulator, whose amino-acid sequence MNLPKLNAPDLGNTPSTSEIITRHLRDAIVAGHFAEDEPIRQDDIARQFNVSKIPVREALKRLEAEGLVMFQRNRGAMVTRVSDAELAQMFEVRMLLEDKILRLAIPNMTEETFARAERICQEFIGEDDVGRWAELNWELHACLYEPAQRPFLVSLIRSVNDKLERYLRMQMSLSAGKERADHEHREILAACRAGDVELAVKLLDEHIAGVCKTLFEHLPHAH is encoded by the coding sequence GTGAACCTACCCAAACTCAACGCTCCCGACCTCGGCAATACACCGTCGACCTCGGAAATCATCACCCGTCATCTGCGCGACGCCATCGTCGCCGGGCATTTCGCCGAAGATGAGCCGATTCGCCAGGACGACATTGCTCGCCAGTTCAACGTCAGCAAGATTCCGGTGCGCGAGGCCCTCAAGCGGCTGGAAGCCGAAGGGTTGGTGATGTTCCAGCGCAATCGAGGGGCGATGGTCACGCGGGTTTCCGATGCCGAGCTGGCGCAGATGTTCGAAGTGCGCATGTTGCTGGAGGACAAAATACTGCGCCTGGCCATCCCCAACATGACCGAAGAAACCTTCGCCCGTGCCGAGCGCATCTGCCAGGAGTTCATCGGCGAGGACGACGTGGGCCGCTGGGCCGAGCTCAATTGGGAGCTGCACGCCTGCCTTTATGAACCAGCGCAACGGCCGTTTCTGGTCAGCCTGATTCGTTCGGTCAACGACAAGCTGGAGCGCTACCTGCGCATGCAAATGAGCCTGTCGGCCGGCAAGGAACGGGCCGATCACGAGCACCGTGAGATTCTCGCGGCCTGTCGTGCCGGCGATGTGGAGCTGGCGGTGAAGCTGCTGGACGAGCACATTGCCGGGGTCTGCAAGACCCTGTTCGAGCACCTGCCTCACGCCCACTGA
- a CDS encoding 4-hydroxyproline epimerase yields the protein MKRITVIDSHTGGEPTRLVTAGFPDLGTGSMAERRKRLADHHDQWRAACVLEPRGSDVLVGALLCTPVDPSACAGVIFFNNSGYLGMCGHGTIGLVASLAHLGKIGPGVHRIETPVGTVQATLHEDHSVSVRNVPAYRYRKALALQVPGIGQVVGDIAWGGNWFFLIAEHGLRVAGDNLDALTAYTYAVQQALEAQGIRGEDGGLIDHIELFADDDQADSRNFVLCPGKAYDRSPCGTGTSAKLACLAADDKLQPGQIWRQASVIGSEFEGSYEWQGERIVPTIRGRAFISAEASLIIEQDDPFAWGIRP from the coding sequence ATGAAACGCATCACCGTGATCGACTCCCACACCGGCGGCGAACCAACCCGTCTGGTGACTGCCGGCTTTCCTGACCTGGGCACCGGCAGCATGGCCGAACGGCGCAAGCGGCTGGCCGACCATCACGATCAATGGCGCGCCGCCTGCGTGCTGGAACCACGAGGCAGCGACGTACTGGTGGGTGCCCTGCTCTGCACACCGGTAGACCCGAGCGCCTGTGCCGGGGTGATTTTCTTCAACAACAGCGGTTACCTGGGCATGTGCGGCCACGGCACCATCGGCCTGGTGGCGTCGTTGGCGCACCTGGGCAAGATCGGCCCCGGTGTGCACCGCATCGAGACGCCGGTGGGGACGGTGCAGGCGACCCTGCACGAAGACCATTCGGTGAGCGTGCGCAATGTGCCCGCTTACCGTTACCGCAAGGCGCTGGCGTTGCAGGTACCGGGCATCGGTCAGGTGGTTGGCGATATCGCCTGGGGCGGCAACTGGTTTTTCCTGATCGCCGAGCATGGCCTGCGGGTCGCCGGCGACAACCTCGACGCGCTGACCGCTTATACCTACGCCGTGCAACAAGCGCTGGAGGCCCAGGGCATTCGTGGCGAAGACGGCGGGTTGATCGACCATATCGAACTGTTCGCCGATGACGATCAAGCCGACAGCCGCAACTTCGTGCTCTGCCCCGGCAAGGCCTATGACCGCTCACCGTGCGGCACCGGCACCAGTGCCAAACTGGCCTGCCTGGCCGCCGACGACAAGTTGCAACCGGGGCAGATCTGGCGCCAGGCCAGTGTCATCGGCAGCGAGTTCGAAGGCTCTTACGAATGGCAAGGCGAGCGCATCGTGCCGACCATTCGCGGCCGTGCCTTTATCAGCGCCGAAGCCAGTTTGATCATCGAACAGGATGACCCGTTCGCCTGGGGCATTCGTCCATGA